From a region of the bacterium genome:
- the folE gene encoding GTP cyclohydrolase I FolE translates to MDKEAIQQAVRMILRAIGESPEREGLVATPRRIADMYEELFSGLHEDPAALLATGFEEKHKEMVIVKDIPFASMCEHHLIPFRGVAHVGYIPQGRIVGISKIARVVETLARRPQVQERLTSQIADLLMEGLRARGAAVVIDAEHLCMTIRGVKKPGSRVVTSATRGIFRENPSTRAEFLSLVKQSGA, encoded by the coding sequence GGCGAGTCACCCGAGCGGGAAGGGTTGGTCGCGACGCCGCGGCGCATCGCCGACATGTACGAGGAGTTGTTCAGCGGGCTGCATGAGGATCCGGCAGCGCTCCTCGCCACCGGGTTCGAAGAAAAGCACAAGGAGATGGTGATCGTCAAGGACATCCCCTTCGCGTCGATGTGTGAACATCATCTCATCCCATTCCGGGGTGTGGCGCACGTGGGCTACATCCCTCAGGGGCGGATCGTCGGAATCAGCAAGATCGCCCGCGTCGTGGAGACACTGGCGCGGCGGCCGCAGGTCCAGGAGCGCCTGACCTCGCAGATTGCCGATCTGCTCATGGAGGGCCTGCGCGCGCGCGGAGCGGCGGTTGTGATTGACGCGGAGCACCTCTGTATGACTATCCGGGGCGTGAAGAAACCCGGGAGCCGCGTTGTGACCTCGGCCACTCGAGGAATCTTCCGCGAGAACCCCAGTACCCGGGCCGAATTCCTCTCGCTCGTGAAGCAGTCCGGAGCATAA